GGCTTGCCGACGTTGCCAGATCGTCCAACCGCAGATGAGAACCGTCCCCAAGACGGCGGTGCTGTAAGTGGTCAGATGGGCCGCCGTGAGAATGATCATCGCCTGCCGCTGCTCGGCGGGAAGGCCCAATCGCCACGGTTCACCCAGTTCCAACCCCAAGACATCCACCGTTCGCGCAGTGATGCATCCGACCAGGAGCGTATTGACTGCCATCCCCAACAGAAGAAGGATCAAGGGGTTGCGCAATTGGCGAATCGTCCGCGGTGGGCGCTTCCCGATTGTCGCCGATAGCCCGACGGCAATCCCCGCAGCCAGTCCGCCTGGCCAACCGCCCAGAAATCCCCAAAGCAATGCCAACAGCGTGGGATGGTCCACTCCCGGAATCGGTGCATGGGCACGCGTGAAATAGTCGGGACAGAATCGGACACTGATTTGATCTTGCAGCATTCCGTAAGCAATGAATGCGAGCAAGCAGACGGCGAGATGGCGAAGCAGTAGCGATCGACCGAGAAATCCCACGAGCAATGCCACGCTGACCGTCACCGCTTGAATCAGAATCCGATCCACGGTTATTGGTTCCACGCAGCATTACCCCACGAATGGAATGCGGGTTTCACTCAGAAAGTGCGTGCGATTTTAAATCTTCCAAATCGACAAATTCCAGCGACGAAATGTGGGTCGCTTCGAGAACCACCGGCGGTGCCACACCCGCTTCCAGGGCTTCCTTCCAACGCTGGGCACACAAGCACCAGCGGTCGCCGGGCTTCAACCCCGGAAAGCCATACGCCGGGAAGGGGGTGATCAGATCGTTCCCCCGCGAGCGGGAAAATTCCAGAAATTCCCGCGTCACCTGAGCGCAAACGACATGGATGCCCAAATCGTCCGCGCCAGTCGTGCAACACCCATCTCGATAATATCCTGTTAGCGGATTCATCGAACAGGTCTTTAATTCGGTGCCAAGGACATTCTTTGCAGTCGCCATGGGAGTCCAGTCGGTATCTCAAATAAAGTACATCAAGCCTTGGTCGCCCTTGTTGGCGTTGGACCCGCGCAGCCGCAGCGACGGTTTCTCCAGCACCACAACCGTATCTGGGGCAACACTATGCGTCAACCAGACGCTGGAGCCAATGACCGAACGTGCCCCCACGATCGTTTCACCACCCAAAATGGTGGCGTTGGCGTAGACAATCACTTCATCTTGCAGAGTCGGGTGACGCTTGGTGCCGCGAATGAGCTGCCCATCGCTATCCGTCCGGAAGCTGAGCGCTCCGAGCGTAACCCCTTGATAAATCTTCACATGCGATCCAATATCGCAGGTTTCGCCAATCACAACACCCGTACCGTGGTCGATGAAAAAGCTGTGGCCAATCGTCGCTCCGGGGTGGATGTCGATCCCCGTTTTGGAGTGTGCGTATTCGGTCATCATCCGCGGAATAAATGGCACACCCAGCTGACGCAATTCGTGGGCAATGCGATAAATCGTAATCGCTTCCAGGCCCGGATACGAGAAGATAATTTCGTGGTGACTCTTGGCGGCAGGGTCACCCCGATACGCGGCCTGCACATCCAGTTCGAGCACCGCTCGCACCTTGGGCAATCGCCGAAGCAGTTCCACGGCCTTGCTTTGCGCCAATGCCTCGAAATCGGTATGCGGGGCTTCGCGACACAATTCGTGTCGCAGAGCGCGGGCGATTTGTTGCGTCAGCTTATCATGCAATCCGTCGATAATGCTGCCAACGTAATATTCGACGTTGCCGATATGCAGATTCTGTCGCTGGCCGAAGCCCGGATACAGCACCTCGAACAGATCCCGCACAATTTCAACCACCACGTCGCGACTGGGCAACGGCTCGTGACCCAAATGATTGATGTGGCTACACTCGGTGTAGCTGGCCACCAGCGCCTCAGTGATTGCCGACAATCCTTCCTTCAAATTCAAGTCAGTGGCCATGGGAGGGTTCGCTCGCAAAAAGATCAGCAGCCCTGTTCGGATGGTAGGCGGCCGGATCGTACCGGTCAACGGATTGTATGGAATCCATCGGCGGAAATCCCCACCGCAATTCATGCCATTTTGCCCGGCTTCTCACAACTCGACTGAAATCTCGACTGCTGGAAAACTCAGCACGCTTTGCTCGAATCTTAGGCGGTAACGAATCCAGAACCACGATTCAAAATCGCGAAGAAAAGAAATTTTTGCGATCATAAATCGTGATCATGTAATGGTTTAAGTCAATTGAGTGGAGCAGTGTTTTCGAGAAATCATCGACTGGCACACCAGATGCATTTGTTTTCATTCGGCGAGAGCCTGAATCAGTCACCCGAAATGTACGGCCATGGGAGAGGTGGTACGACGTTTCGGGTGACTTTATTTTTGCGCTGCTGGTAGCAATTCAATCGACCATTCTGGCCGAAATTCCATTCCCAACTGTTTGATGCATTTCTCACCATGCTGGATTTATTCCAGTCTCCCGATATTTCTGACCGCCGATGATTTCGATGGTCACGAATCTGCGAAGCTGCCAGTTCGGATGCCTGGAATGTGTGCATGTCGTGCATGCAAAGCGAGCGGCAAGCGATGAGCGAATTCCGGAGCATCGCTTCGATATGAAAAGAAGTTTCTGTCGTAACCTGTTGTCAAGTCATGAGTTGAATCGATTCAAAAGTTGCGATTCGGAATTTTTTTGGGATTGGCGCGCAGGTTGCATCTATAGTCATTCGGCGAGAGCCTGAGAGGTCATCCGAAACGCACGGCCATGGGAGAGGTGGTACGGCGACTCGGATGACCTATTTTTTTTGCCCGAGCATATCTCGTATGATTGTCTTGTTATTAGTTGGTGGCGAGTTACCGCAAATTCTGTCGCCAATCCATTCACACCGATTGAAAAGATTCATATTCAGCTGATTGTTTCAGATCGGTCGCCAATCGATCCGTGGGGCTGACCCAATTCTATTTTGCAAGATAATTGAACGATGATTGGCGACTGATTCCGCAACCCAAGCGATGCCGCCAGGACGTAGCCGGAAGGAAACTCGGCCAATCGGCCTGCGACTCGAGCGGCGAGTGCAACATCGTCAGAATTTGCCGCGATCCGATCAGGATGTTCGGTCGATCAGCTCCGAATGATCCATGCTTGAAGTGTGCGCGTCGATTGCATGAGTTGTGAGCAGAACTACGGGTTCCAATTCGAGTCGAATTGGCCGAGAGAAGAAAAAGAAAATGTCGTAAATCGTTATTTGGATTGGGTTTGCGATTGAATTGCAAGTGGAATGCGAAGAATTTTGAGTTTTGGCACCGTGATTGCTCTCTGTGTATGTCGGCGAGAGCCTTATCGATCACCCGAATTCGACGAACTATGGGAGAGGTAGTTCGGTTGGATTCGGGTGATCGCATTTTTGCCAACTCCACATCTGCAATTGATCCAAACTCATTGATATTCAGTGGTTCCGTGAGTTG
This DNA window, taken from Tuwongella immobilis, encodes the following:
- a CDS encoding DUF2237 family protein, producing the protein MATAKNVLGTELKTCSMNPLTGYYRDGCCTTGADDLGIHVVCAQVTREFLEFSRSRGNDLITPFPAYGFPGLKPGDRWCLCAQRWKEALEAGVAPPVVLEATHISSLEFVDLEDLKSHALSE
- a CDS encoding serine O-acetyltransferase, coding for MATDLNLKEGLSAITEALVASYTECSHINHLGHEPLPSRDVVVEIVRDLFEVLYPGFGQRQNLHIGNVEYYVGSIIDGLHDKLTQQIARALRHELCREAPHTDFEALAQSKAVELLRRLPKVRAVLELDVQAAYRGDPAAKSHHEIIFSYPGLEAITIYRIAHELRQLGVPFIPRMMTEYAHSKTGIDIHPGATIGHSFFIDHGTGVVIGETCDIGSHVKIYQGVTLGALSFRTDSDGQLIRGTKRHPTLQDEVIVYANATILGGETIVGARSVIGSSVWLTHSVAPDTVVVLEKPSLRLRGSNANKGDQGLMYFI